Proteins encoded in a region of the Raphanus sativus cultivar WK10039 chromosome 8, ASM80110v3, whole genome shotgun sequence genome:
- the LOC108823132 gene encoding cytochrome b561 and DOMON domain-containing protein At4g12980, which translates to MASYLGVSLSFIFSALLISPAVSQSCSSQTFAGDKSYPHCLALPNLKAFLHYSYDAANTTLAVVFSAPPSKPGGWIAWAINPKANGMAGSQALVASKDSKTGVASVTTLNIISYSSLVPGKLSFDVWDVKAEEEAAGTLRIFAKVKVPADLAANGKVNQVWQVGPGVSPNGRIQPHDFNPPNINAVGSLDLSGATTGVSASGGGGGAGSSRIRKRNIHGILNAVSWGILFPIGAMIARYMRIFESADPAWFYLHVSCQFSAYVIGVAGWATGLKLGSESKGITFNSHRNIGIALFAMATLQMFAMLLRPRKDHKLRFFWNIYHHGVGYSILILGIINVFKGLSILNPEHTYKTAYIAVIATLGGITLLLEAVTWVIVLKRKSDNSNNPPKP; encoded by the exons ATGGCGTCTTATCTCGGAGTCTCTCTTTCCTTCATATTCTCGGCTCTGCTAATCTCACCGGCTGTCTCGCAGTCATGTTCGTCACAGACATTTGCCGGCGACAAATCATACCCTCACTGTCTCGCCCTCCCTAACCTCAAAGCCTTCCTCCATTACTCCTACGACGCTGCCAACACAACTCTCGCCGTCGTTTTCTCTGCTCCGCCGTCAAAACCCGGCGGTTGGATCGCGTGGGCGATCAACCCTAAAGCCAACGGCATGGCTGGATCTCAAGCACTCGTCGCCTCAAAAGACTCAAAAACCGGTGTTGCCTCCGTGACCACGCTTAACATCATCTCATACAGCTCGCTTGTCCCGGGGAAGCTATCCTTCGATGTATGGGACGTAAaggcggaggaggaggcggcCGGAACTTTAAGGATCTTCGCGAAGGTTAAGGTTCCGGCGGATTTAGCTGCGAATGGGAAGGTTAATCAGGTTTGGCAGGTTGGACCTGGAGTGTCACCTAACGGGAGGATACAGCCACACGATTTCAACCCTCCGAATATTAACGCCGTTGGATCGCTCGATTTGAGCGGCGCCACTACAGGGGTATCCGCCTCCGGCGGCGGCGGTGGTGCTGGAAGCTCAAGGATTCGTAAGAGAAAC ATCCATGGGATATTGAATGCGGTGAGTTGGGGAATTTTGTTTCCGATTGGAGCAATGATAGCAAGATACATGAGAATATTTGAATCCGCAGATCCTGCTTGGTTTTACCTCCACGTGTCATGTCAGTTCTCTGCTTACGTCATCGGTGTTGCCGGATGGGCAACCGGACTCAAGCTCGGCTCCGAGTCTAAGGGAATTACATTCAACAGTCATCGCAACATCGGCATTGCTCTCTTCGCTATGGCCACGCTTCAG atgTTTGCGATGCTGTTGCGGCCAAGGAAGGACCACAAATTGAGATTCTTTTGGAATATTTACCACCATGGAGTTGGATACTCTATCCTTATCCTTGGAATCATCAATGTTTTCAAAGGTCTTAGCATCTTGAACCCAGAGCATACTTACAAGACCGCTTATATCGCTGTTATTGCGACTTTGGGAGGCATTACTTTGCTCTTGGAAGCTGTAACTTGGGTCATTGTCCTCAAGAGGAAATCTGATAATTCCAACAACCCTCCCAAGCCCTGA
- the LOC108819516 gene encoding chloroplast envelope quinone oxidoreductase homolog codes for MAGKLMHALQYESYGGGVAALKHVQVPVPSPKDNEVLLKLEATSINPVDWKIQKGMIRPFLPRKFPCIPATDVAGEVMEVGSGVKNFKTGDKVVSVLSHLTGGGFAEYAVASEKLTVKRPQEVGPAEAAALPVAGLTALQALTNPAGLKLDGTGKQANILVTAASGGVGHYAVQLAKLGNAHVTATCGARNIDFVKSLGADEVLDYKTPEGAALKSPSGKKYDSVIHCANGIPFSTFEPNLSENGKVIDITPGPKAMWTFAVKKITMSKKQLIPLLLIPKAENLEFMVNLVKEGKVKTVIDSKYPLSKAEDAWAKSIDGHATGKIIVEP; via the exons ATGGCTGGAAAACTCATGCACGCTCTTCAATACGAGTCTTACGGCGGTGGTGTCGCCGCCTTGAAG CATGTTCAAGTTCCGGTTCCATCGCCAAAGGACAACGAGGTTTTGCTGAAATTAGAAGCTACTAGTATAAACCCTGTTGATTGGAAAATTCAAAAAGGAATGATTCGGCCTTTTCTTCCTCGCAAGTTCCCCTGCATTCCTG CTACTGATGTTGCTGGTGAAGTCATGGAGGTTGGATCAGGAGTCAAGAATTTCAAGACTGGTGACAAAGTTGTATCAGTTCTCAGCCATCTT ACAGGAGGCGGATTTGCTGAATACGCTGTTGCGAGCGAGAAACTTACAGTCAAAAGGCCTCAAGAAGTAGGACCAGCTGAAGCAGCCGCTTTACCTGTGGCGGGCCTAACCGCTCTCCAGGCTCTAACTAATCCGGCTGGATTGAAGCTGGATGGTACAGGCAAGCAGGCGAACATCCTGGTCACAGCAGCATCTGGTGGTGTCGGCCACTATGCAGTCCAGCTAGCAAAGCTAGGTAACGCTCATGTAACCGCCACATGTGGGGCTCGGAACATAGACTTCGTCAAATCATTGGGAGCGGACGAGGTTCTTGACTACAAGACTCCAGAGGGAGCTGCTCTCAAGAGTCCGTCTGGTAAGAAATACGACTCTGTGATTCACTGCGCAAATGGGATACCATTTTCGACATTCGAACCGAATCTGTCTGAAAACGGAAAGGTGATAGACATCACGCCGGGGCCTAAGGCGATGTGGACTTTCGCGGTTAAGAAAATAACCATGTCTAAGAAGCAATTGATTCCGCTTTTGTTGATCCCGAAAGCTGAGAATTTGGAATTTATGGTCAACTTAGTGAAAGAAGGGAAAGTCAAGACTGTGATTGACTCGAAGTATCCTCTGAGCAAAGCAGAGGATGCTTGGGCTAAAAGTATCGACGGTCATGCTACTGGGAAGATCATCGTCGAGCCATGA